In the Uranotaenia lowii strain MFRU-FL chromosome 1, ASM2978415v1, whole genome shotgun sequence genome, CGAGTTTTGTTACTTACGATTTTTTCCAGTTGCTGTAACTGTTGAAAACAAATCGTTTTTAAAGGCAATTCACCACTTCAAACTTaactaaaaattataattctcGAGGAATATAAAACTCCGGCTGAACCacgttgatttttaataaagcAGTTTTCTTCTCAACTCTTCTGACTATCTACTTCCTTCTTCTATATCTGACAATCTACTTTACATTTTCCTTTCTATCTTTTACTTCCTCTTCTTAATCATTTCACCTCCTACACGCTCAGCTTCTAAAACCAACCGATGGTTTAATCCGTGGCAACATCCTCCGCCCCGTAAAGATGCTCCGGATCTGCAGCTTTACCCGATTCTCTCACGTCCACGATTGCCAGCTTCGCCACCGGTCTTTTCAGGATTCCCATGTTTCCAGTTTGAACATATGCCTGACGCGTCCTTCCATCTTTCCCTGGAACTGTACGTACGACCTTGCCACGGATCCAACGGTTACGAATACCATCATCAGCTATGAACACAAGGTCACCGGGTACTATAGGCTTCACGTCATCGTACCATTTTGTCCTTCGATTGAGTGTTGGGAGATATTCTTTCACCCATCTTTGCCAGAATGTATCCAGCAACTTCTGACACTGATTCCAACCGCTGGTCAATGCTTCTCGTTCGCTGGTTGGACGCTTTTCGGATTGTTTGGCACCATGGGAATCAAGCAGCAAAAAATGGTTGGGTGTCAAAGATTCCTGGTCAGCTGTTTCCAAGGGGAGGTGTGTCAAAGGCCTGGAGTTGACTATGGATTCTGCTTCACAAAGAACAGTGACAAAGACTTCGTCGGTCGGAGAACGTGATTCATGTAGTGCATTCATTGCCACCTTCACCGTGCGCACCATCCTCTCCCACGCACCGCCCATGTGCGGAGAGGAGGGGGGATTGAAGAACCATTCGGTTTCCGCGTTCGTGAACGTCGAAGCTAACCCTTCATTCAGCATCTTAATTTCGTTCCGGAGCTCGCGACTCGCGCCGACAAAGTTCGTGCCATTGTCACTGAATACCTTCAGTGGGGGTCCACGGCGTGCGATGAATCGGCGTATAGCAAGTTTACAGGCCTCAGTTGACAAAGATGTGACCGCTTCTAGGTGCACCGCTCTCACCACCAGACAGGTGAATAAGGCCACCCACCTCTTGACGTTGGATCGCCCAATCTTGATCGAATACGGACCGAAGTAATCGATGCCTACTATGGAAAACGGCCTTCCTCCCGGTGTCACTCGTTCTTCCGGAAGAGGCGCCATTCGTGGTGCTTCCTGTTTCGCCTTGTACACCTTACACCAACAGCATCCTTTCGCCACCCGACGTACAACGGCTCTGAGTTCGGAAATGTAGAACTTTTGCCGCAACTCGTTCACAACGGTCTCACCGTAACTATGCGCATATTTCCTGTGGTACCAATCTACTAGCAACTCCGTTACACGATGACCTTTGGGCAAAATGATGGGGTACTTGGCGTCAAACGCGGCAAACGGCGAATACTCGGTTCTGCTCTGCATTCTAACTATTCCCGTTTCGTCTACAAACGGCGACAGCTTACGAAGAGGACTGGTTTTCCCTAGCTTGCAGCTTAAGTTTTTGGGATCCGActtgagttttttcaatatgatGATTTCATCCGGGTACGCCTCACTTTGAGCAAGACGCCATAGAGCTCTTTCAGCGCACTGGAAGTCAATCTGACTCAGTTCGCCCACCGTAGTTGATTTTTCCACCTGGCCAGTTTTTCTAACGTGATTCCTCCAACTGAACATAAACGATACGGTCCGCAAAAGACGTTCCCACTTGGAAAACTTTCCTAGATCGTACAACTGGTCCTCCACTTCTCGATGCGCATGTACTGGTCGCAGTTCCTCGACGATCTCAACTGGCTTAACCACCTTCTGTGGCCATTCCGCTTCGGCAAGGTACAGAAACTCTGGCCCGATGAACCACCTACTATCCGATTTCAAACAGGGACCTTTTCCCCATTTTGTCGCCTCGTCCGCTACGTTTTCTTTGGTAGGGACCCAGCGCCACTCATCAACGTTGGTCAGTTCTTGGATTTCACCCACTCGAAACGCCACGTACGGCCGATACTTCATGGCATCCGACTTGATCCATGACAATACTGTGCTGGAATCGCTCCAAAAGAACTTTTGCTTGATTGGAATAGAGTGTCCTTGGGCAATTGATTTAGACAATCGGCTACCGATTACTGCTGCTTCCAGCTCCAAGCGGGGCATTGATAACGGCTTCAATGGAGCCACTCTAGCCTTGGAAGATACTAAAACACATCGAGGCTGTCCACAGTCAACTATCCGGAAGTATGCCACCGCAGAATACGCGTTCTCTCCTGCATCAACAAATACGTGCATCTGCAACGTTTGATAACTATCTTTCGCATAATTAGGAAAGTAGCAACGAGGGATTCTAACTACATCCATCTCTCGGAACACATCTAACCATCTCGTCCATAGTGATTCGATCTCCGGTGGGACTGGATCATCCCAGCCCACAGAGTTTCTCCACAACGCTTGGATCAACACCTTGGCCTGTATCAAAAAATGCGCAAGTAAGCCTAAAGGGTCAAACAGACTCATGACGAATTTCAATATCATTCTTTTCGAGAGAACTACTTTTCCGGCAATTAATTGTTGTAAGTCATCCCGTAGCAGAACTCTGTAGCCGAACTGATCGCTGTCTGGATACCAAGTCATACCAAGTACGCGTTCGCTTTGGTACACTGTGTTGTCGCTAAATTGCTTCGGTTCCGTAACACATTCTTGTCCAAGTTGGGAAAGAACTTGACTCGAATTCGATAGAAAATTCCTTAACTCCATACCTGCTGACGAGTGTATCATACGAACCGTTTGGGTAAGTTCAACGACTTCTTCCAGGGTGTCCCTGCTATCCGCGTAGTCGTCCACATAGTGGCCCTCGATTATGGCCTCGACTGCATCCGGATACTGCTCCTCCCATCGTTTAGCGTTAGAATTCTTCACGTGCTGCGCCGAGCAGGGTGAGCACGTAGCACCGAACGTGGCCACGTCCATCACGTACACTTCCGGTAGCGAATTCGGTTCCTCGGACCACAAAAATCTTTGCGCTTGCTGATCCTCCCGTCGAATTTTCACCTGGTGGTACATTTCTCGAATGTCCCCAGTAACACACACTTGTCTTTGCCGGAAACGGTACAAAACAGTCGGCAACGCAGTTAACATGTCCGGACCTTTCAGGAGCATATCATTCAAACAAACGTTTCCGGATTTCGCTGCCGCATCCCAGACGATGCGTAGTTTCCCAGGCTTCTTAGGGTTGGTGACCACACTAATCGGGAGGTACCATGTTCTGTAGGGGTCTGACTCATTTAGCTCCTGATCGCTAGCTTTATGAGCGTACCCTTTGGCCAAGTAGTCTTGTATCTGCTTATTCACCTTCAGACGTAGCTCGGGATCCTTACTCAATTTTCGCTGCAGACATTGATTCCGCCTTTCAGCCATACCACGGCTTGGAGGAAAGTTAAACTTTTCGTAGCGCCAAAGTAGGCCCGTTTCGTAATGCCCGTCTTCACGAAGACGAGTGGTTCTGTTCAAAATATCCACCGCC is a window encoding:
- the LOC129737945 gene encoding uncharacterized protein LOC129737945 gives rise to the protein MSCNRIANVDGNDETHHNCMMCSKPDEEQTMVACDVCSRWGHFSCVGVDSSIKDHPWTCADCSAAAKKGTSSRSSKSGMSSASRLTLRMRKLDEEKIVQMQILEEKEKVQLNNVAKKYALLAQEAAAEDGDVSVRSRRSLKSTDSKVQQWLYQNPVLQMGTAVAETTQAPSGIHAGIGTQAGTQLPAVTSTNNAVYTGTVKKNRPGMLPTTQVNPASAEALQFPAYSQFLPPNSFVPQMTSTLHQPVVTGNNYPAFPMVSYCTGAPIVSSLPTIGTKVKQPNIPAGYNQRWEPVPPPLNAVPFPVAHPITSMAHNQPMEYQPRYEHPTNNDQPAGEHDGNWNRFQRQLAARQVGYKELPVFNGNPEDWSQFISSYRNSTSVCGFSDSENLLRLQKSLKGSALDAVRSNLYEPASVPLVMSMLENLFGNPERLVQVLLQKVRSTPAPKPDRLETLINFGVAVQNLVGHMRSANLRSHLTNPSLMHELVQKLPANYRLDWSLHMRRMDKVDLEVFCDYISVLVSAANDVTFTYEAPSNRPTKPEKKDRDTAFIHTHVQPQEVRSDRFTKKEQPRPQNESKPCFVCRSTTHRIRDCLDYKALTVPDRWKLVSEHKLCHKCLIPHGKWICKSKRRCEIADCDLEHHTLLHPGQPKESSSATIAFHQQMKSSTLFRIVPVILYNGAIKLHTFAFLDDGSSTTLLEQSVADQLGIDGVHLPLCMIWTANVTRSEKSSRKVNLEISGLRSEKRVPLQGVRTVEKLDLPVQSLCYDYLVRRYPYLEKLPVDSYQDAIPKILIGLDNFKAAVPVNRREGQAHEPVALKSRIGWTICGNVSGSSKCSQELKVSPSLHIAECPENKNEPILHDLVKGFFAVERLGISATPVAQSGNDRRAVDILNRTTRLREDGHYETGLLWRYEKFNFPPSRGMAERRNQCLQRKLSKDPELRLKVNKQIQDYLAKGYAHKASDQELNESDPYRTWYLPISVVTNPKKPGKLRIVWDAAAKSGNVCLNDMLLKGPDMLTALPTVLYRFRQRQVCVTGDIREMYHQVKIRREDQQAQRFLWSEEPNSLPEVYVMDVATFGATCSPCSAQHVKNSNAKRWEEQYPDAVEAIIEGHYVDDYADSRDTLEEVVELTQTVRMIHSSAGMELRNFLSNSSQVLSQLGQECVTEPKQFSDNTVYQSERVLGMTWYPDSDQFGYRVLLRDDLQQLIAGKVVLSKRMILKFVMSLFDPLGLLAHFLIQAKVLIQALWRNSVGWDDPVPPEIESLWTRWLDVFREMDVVRIPRCYFPNYAKDSYQTLQMHVFVDAGENAYSAVAYFRIVDCGQPRCVLVSSKARVAPLKPLSMPRLELEAAVIGSRLSKSIAQGHSIPIKQKFFWSDSSTVLSWIKSDAMKYRPYVAFRVGEIQELTNVDEWRWVPTKENVADEATKWGKGPCLKSDSRWFIGPEFLYLAEAEWPQKVVKPVEIVEELRPVHAHREVEDQLYDLGKFSKWERLLRTVSFMFSWRNHVRKTGQVEKSTTVGELSQIDFQCAERALWRLAQSEAYPDEIIILKKLKSDPKNLSCKLGKTSPLRKLSPFVDETGIVRMQSRTEYSPFAAFDAKYPIILPKGHRVTELLVDWYHRKYAHSYGETVVNELRQKFYISELRAVVRRVAKGCCWCKVYKAKQEAPRMAPLPEERVTPGGRPFSIVGIDYFGPYSIKIGRSNVKRWVALFTCLVVRAVHLEAVTSLSTEACKLAIRRFIARRGPPLKVFSDNGTNFVGASRELRNEIKMLNEGLASTFTNAETEWFFNPPSSPHMGGAWERMVRTVKVAMNALHESRSPTDEVFVTVLCEAESIVNSRPLTHLPLETADQESLTPNHFLLLDSHGAKQSEKRPTSEREALTSGWNQCQKLLDTFWQRWVKEYLPTLNRRTKWYDDVKPIVPGDLVFIADDGIRNRWIRGKVVRTVPGKDGRTRQAYVQTGNMGILKRPVAKLAIVDVRESGKAADPEHLYGAEDVATD